A stretch of Clostridium formicaceticum DNA encodes these proteins:
- the tnpC gene encoding IS66 family transposase → MKTGMKMTKVNLQNQLDEKTKELILKMEEELEARDNEIKSKDKEIADLKNELAYLKGQVLNKNRKIFGSSSEQTSSMQVSFFDEAEKESNLKVADPTIEEITYTRSKSSKNTGKKDNLANLEKVVIEHKLDENQQSCSDCSSDLVVIGKKSKEILKYIPAKLYVEEHVTYSYACRSCEESNDKANITTTKAPKTLLHKSMASNELLSHVINLKYQHALPLNRQESYFKMMGANLSRQTLANWVIGAAHELEPIYQLMKEKLLKRDYIQADETVLKVLDDRGKESNKQKYMWLYKSPDKDQPIIIYDYQKTRSGSCPKGFLSGFSKYIQTDGYAGYNKVENVKRLYCLAHIRRKFHEIIVNLDEEALKSSRALIGFNYCAQLYKIEKDLKEQHSGKEDFYERRYKKRLEASKPIIEEFIAYVDREIEEAVPKSALGKALAYAKPLLPSLKVLLEDGSLEIDNNAAERSIRPFVVGRSNWLFSASTKGAESSALIYSIIETARNNNLVVEKYLLYLMNHFSNVDPQDKESLLKLLPFSKDLPEDLKVQAK, encoded by the coding sequence ATGAAAACGGGGATGAAAATGACGAAGGTAAATTTACAAAACCAACTGGACGAAAAGACGAAAGAACTGATTTTAAAAATGGAAGAAGAACTTGAAGCTAGAGATAATGAAATAAAATCTAAGGATAAAGAAATAGCAGATTTGAAAAATGAGTTAGCATATCTCAAAGGCCAAGTTCTCAATAAAAATAGAAAAATATTTGGTTCCTCCAGTGAACAGACTAGTTCTATGCAAGTATCCTTTTTTGATGAAGCTGAAAAAGAGAGCAACTTAAAAGTAGCAGATCCTACTATCGAGGAGATTACTTATACAAGAAGTAAATCTTCTAAAAACACTGGAAAAAAAGATAACTTAGCAAACCTAGAAAAAGTAGTAATTGAGCATAAACTAGATGAAAATCAGCAGTCCTGCAGTGACTGTTCCAGTGATTTAGTGGTTATCGGTAAGAAATCTAAAGAAATCCTTAAGTACATACCTGCAAAGTTATATGTAGAAGAACATGTAACCTACAGCTACGCCTGCAGATCATGTGAAGAAAGTAATGATAAAGCAAATATTACTACAACAAAGGCTCCAAAGACCTTGCTACATAAGAGTATGGCATCTAACGAGCTTCTTAGTCATGTCATAAATTTAAAATACCAGCATGCACTGCCTTTAAATAGACAAGAATCCTACTTCAAGATGATGGGGGCAAATCTTTCTAGGCAAACCCTTGCCAACTGGGTTATTGGTGCAGCCCATGAACTAGAGCCAATCTATCAGCTTATGAAGGAAAAACTCCTTAAAAGAGACTATATCCAGGCTGATGAAACAGTACTTAAAGTTTTAGATGATAGGGGCAAGGAGTCCAATAAACAAAAGTATATGTGGCTCTATAAATCCCCAGATAAAGATCAACCTATTATCATCTACGACTACCAAAAGACAAGATCTGGTTCTTGTCCTAAGGGTTTTTTAAGTGGATTTTCAAAATATATTCAAACAGATGGATATGCTGGGTATAATAAAGTTGAAAATGTCAAAAGACTTTATTGCCTAGCCCATATAAGAAGAAAGTTCCACGAAATAATAGTAAACCTAGATGAAGAAGCCCTAAAGTCTTCAAGAGCATTAATAGGGTTTAATTATTGTGCTCAGCTTTATAAGATTGAAAAAGACCTAAAAGAACAGCATAGTGGAAAAGAAGATTTCTATGAGAGACGTTATAAAAAGCGACTTGAGGCATCCAAGCCAATAATAGAAGAATTTATAGCTTATGTAGATAGAGAAATAGAGGAAGCTGTTCCTAAAAGTGCCCTTGGTAAAGCTTTGGCTTATGCAAAACCTCTTCTTCCAAGTCTTAAGGTGCTTTTAGAAGATGGTTCTTTAGAAATAGACAATAACGCTGCAGAACGATCTATAAGGCCATTTGTGGTGGGTCGTAGCAATTGGCTTTTCTCGGCTTCTACCAAAGGTGCAGAGTCCAGTGCATTAATCTATAGCATCATTGAAACGGCTAGGAATAATAATTTAGTTGTTGAAAAATATTTACTTTACTTAATGAACCACTTCTCAAATGTAGACCCTCAAGACAAGGAAAGCTTATTAAAACTACTACCTTTTTCAAAGGATCTACCTGAAGATTTAAAAGTTCAAGCTAAGTAA
- a CDS encoding helix-turn-helix domain-containing protein has translation MKLPNILKELRAARGLTQDDLSSDLNINRATYAHYETGRRQPDTDTLQLLADYFNVSVDYLLGRSDIRNPKLNNKYNKHTEELTKKDEKDIEKRMHLLKETLISDNELMLSGEPMSPEALESILEALEYGMRQAKRINKKYTPKKHRKESD, from the coding sequence ATGAAATTGCCAAATATATTAAAGGAATTAAGAGCTGCGAGAGGTTTAACACAAGATGACTTAAGCAGTGATTTAAATATTAATAGGGCTACTTATGCCCATTACGAAACTGGTAGAAGACAGCCTGATACAGATACTTTGCAATTATTAGCTGACTATTTCAACGTATCCGTTGACTACCTCCTTGGCAGATCCGATATAAGAAATCCTAAATTAAATAATAAATATAATAAACATACTGAAGAACTAACCAAAAAAGATGAAAAAGACATAGAAAAAAGGATGCATCTGTTGAAGGAAACGCTTATCTCAGACAATGAGTTAATGCTATCAGGTGAACCTATGTCACCAGAAGCTTTAGAATCTATCCTTGAAGCACTGGAATACGGTATGCGACAAGCCAAAAGAATCAACAAGAAGTATACTCCAAAGAAGCATAGAAAAGAAAGCGATTAG
- a CDS encoding transglycosylase domain-containing protein, translated as MSQKKQSEKTTNRTTKKSKKVNKKKVFLIFITVMVLLGFIVGGAAVGIVVGIIKDADPIDAANIYDLLDESSFILDSEGQVLEKVQTTDYRSITDYSKMPPHLIDAFVAIEDERFWDHNGLDIKRIFGAAWTNLRTGSRQGASTINQQLAKNLYLTHEQTFTRKIQDMYYGIQLDRQLSKEQILEAYLNTIYLGSSAYGVQAASQVYFSKDVSELTIAESALIAGVTRNPSRYSPIRTLEKHQVDADVHHVLNDSDSIYTIVFNENTIPRQRLVLSIMRRLEMITESEYQAALQEDIKSSLKPNRLTADIFTSYFGDLVKEDVIKAFLQQGYSREEANNTLYSGGLRIYSTMDTKFQRILDEEFEKQSNFTDLQGRPLLTVGEDGNVQPQSAMVIMEPTTGEIKALIGGRGISGRKIYNRALNPRQPGSSIKPIAVYTPALDLGFTAATVIDDIPVYFDRNNPTRRYPNNHNNRYNGLITIREAIRDSSNVGAMVTIHQLANGNDNQAFNIMFEYMEKMGISTVVRPENPYIAPDGKRYSDATFSTALGGMTHGVSPLEMTAAFNSLANEGIYTEPITFTKITDRRGNLILENNSEKHRVVSPETAYILTDMLRTAVTSGTGSSAKFDQSNSRIPVAGKTGTTTNNKDAWFVGYTPYYVAATWVGYDTPDKLPGGGGRMAGTVWKNVMQRIHEELSSKNFEEPSDIVRRNVCNVSGKLPTEYCSLDPRGSRVRSEVFVRGTEPKDYCDVHVKADIHVPTGKLATEHTPPWEVESRVFIKRPVPYYPEAHGGIVPADYAYTLPKSHYDPLEDGGSFPPFGDDSTDGLIEDDGWLDDDLDPGTDPYEEPIDDTIIDSMRNN; from the coding sequence ATGTCACAAAAAAAACAATCAGAAAAGACCACTAATAGAACTACTAAAAAAAGTAAGAAAGTTAACAAAAAGAAAGTATTTCTTATATTTATTACAGTTATGGTTTTACTTGGTTTTATCGTGGGAGGAGCGGCTGTTGGCATTGTAGTGGGTATTATTAAAGATGCAGATCCAATTGATGCAGCCAATATTTACGACTTGCTTGATGAAAGTTCTTTTATTTTAGATAGTGAAGGCCAAGTATTAGAAAAAGTTCAAACCACTGACTATCGATCCATCACTGACTATTCTAAAATGCCCCCTCATTTGATAGATGCCTTTGTTGCTATTGAAGATGAGCGATTTTGGGATCACAATGGTCTAGATATTAAACGTATTTTCGGTGCTGCTTGGACAAACTTGCGTACTGGCTCTAGGCAAGGTGCCAGCACCATCAATCAACAGCTTGCTAAAAATCTATATTTAACCCATGAACAAACCTTTACTAGAAAAATTCAAGATATGTATTATGGTATTCAACTGGATAGACAACTGTCTAAAGAACAGATCTTAGAAGCATATTTAAATACCATTTATCTAGGCAGCAGTGCCTATGGTGTACAAGCAGCATCACAGGTATATTTCTCAAAAGATGTGTCAGAACTAACCATTGCCGAATCAGCACTTATTGCAGGGGTTACTAGAAACCCTTCTAGATATTCCCCTATAAGAACCTTAGAAAAACACCAAGTAGATGCAGATGTCCATCATGTTTTAAATGATAGTGATTCTATCTACACCATTGTATTTAATGAAAACACTATACCGAGACAACGTTTAGTTTTGAGCATCATGAGAAGGTTAGAGATGATTACTGAAAGCGAGTATCAAGCTGCTTTACAAGAGGATATCAAATCTAGTCTGAAACCAAATCGATTAACAGCAGATATATTTACTTCTTATTTTGGTGATTTGGTAAAGGAGGATGTTATAAAAGCCTTCTTACAGCAAGGTTATTCTAGAGAAGAAGCCAACAATACCCTCTACTCTGGTGGCCTAAGAATTTATAGCACCATGGATACAAAATTTCAACGGATCTTAGACGAAGAGTTTGAAAAACAAAGTAACTTTACAGATTTGCAGGGAAGACCTCTGCTAACTGTGGGTGAAGATGGTAATGTGCAACCTCAATCAGCTATGGTGATTATGGAACCTACTACAGGAGAAATCAAAGCGCTTATTGGTGGTCGAGGAATTAGTGGTCGAAAAATATATAATCGAGCCCTCAACCCAAGACAACCTGGGTCATCTATTAAACCCATTGCTGTCTATACACCTGCATTAGATTTAGGCTTTACTGCTGCTACTGTTATTGATGATATACCGGTATATTTTGATAGGAATAACCCTACTAGACGTTATCCAAACAATCACAACAACAGATATAACGGTCTTATAACTATAAGAGAAGCTATTCGAGATTCTAGTAATGTAGGTGCTATGGTAACTATCCATCAATTAGCTAATGGTAATGATAATCAAGCATTTAATATTATGTTTGAATACATGGAAAAAATGGGCATCTCTACAGTTGTAAGACCTGAAAATCCTTATATAGCCCCTGATGGCAAAAGATATTCTGATGCTACTTTTTCCACAGCTTTAGGTGGCATGACCCATGGCGTGTCCCCTTTAGAAATGACTGCTGCCTTCAATTCTTTAGCCAATGAAGGAATTTATACAGAACCAATTACCTTTACTAAAATTACTGATCGACGAGGCAACTTAATTCTCGAAAACAACTCAGAAAAACATCGTGTTGTTTCTCCAGAGACAGCCTATATCCTGACAGATATGCTAAGAACAGCCGTTACTTCTGGTACAGGATCATCAGCTAAATTCGATCAAAGTAATAGTAGAATTCCTGTAGCTGGTAAAACTGGTACAACCACCAATAATAAAGATGCTTGGTTTGTAGGATATACCCCTTACTATGTTGCTGCTACTTGGGTGGGATATGATACACCGGATAAATTACCCGGTGGTGGGGGTAGAATGGCAGGTACTGTATGGAAAAACGTAATGCAGCGTATTCATGAAGAACTTAGCTCTAAAAACTTTGAAGAGCCTAGTGATATTGTAAGGAGAAATGTCTGTAATGTATCTGGTAAATTGCCTACAGAGTATTGCTCGCTGGATCCCCGTGGTAGTAGAGTTCGTTCAGAAGTCTTTGTTCGTGGCACTGAACCCAAAGACTATTGTGATGTCCATGTAAAGGCAGATATTCACGTGCCTACTGGTAAGCTAGCCACAGAACACACACCGCCTTGGGAAGTTGAGTCAAGAGTGTTTATAAAGAGGCCTGTTCCCTATTACCCCGAAGCTCATGGTGGTATCGTACCGGCAGATTATGCTTATACACTCCCCAAAAGTCATTATGATCCATTAGAGGATGGAGGTAGTTTCCCCCCTTTTGGGGACGATTCTACCGATGGCTTAATAGAAGATGATGGATGGCTTGATGATGATTTAGATCCAGGTACCGATCCTTATGAAGAGCCAATAGATGATACCATCATAGATTCTATGAGAAACAATTAA
- the tnpA gene encoding IS66 family insertion sequence element accessory protein TnpA — protein sequence MTTMKAAHHEISKEKWRKIIKRYNESGLPVKQWCEENQVSTSQYYYWLKVLRQESLIQAGTLAVTGQTQFAEIKPSTEEPQLSHQGVCAVLRSNGNEIEILNGADPSTLEAILKIFRRS from the coding sequence ATGACTACTATGAAAGCAGCTCATCATGAAATATCAAAAGAAAAATGGCGAAAAATAATTAAAAGGTATAATGAAAGTGGATTACCCGTTAAGCAGTGGTGTGAAGAAAATCAGGTCTCCACAAGTCAGTACTATTACTGGTTAAAAGTCCTCCGTCAAGAATCTCTGATTCAAGCAGGAACACTAGCTGTCACAGGGCAAACCCAGTTTGCAGAGATTAAACCAAGTACAGAGGAACCTCAACTTAGTCACCAAGGAGTCTGTGCTGTTCTTCGCTCAAATGGAAATGAAATTGAAATTCTAAATGGTGCAGACCCAAGCACACTAGAAGCTATACTTAAGATTTTTAGAAGATCATGA
- the tnpB gene encoding IS66 family insertion sequence element accessory protein TnpB (TnpB, as the term is used for proteins encoded by IS66 family insertion elements, is considered an accessory protein, since TnpC, encoded by a neighboring gene, is a DDE family transposase.): protein MLNIDKVDKVYLACGVTDLRKNIDGLSMIVQTQFNLDPFEKALFVFCNRQMNKLKILHFDDGFWLYYHRLERNKFKWPMSKEEALKVSIEELRWLLKGYEVRTISKFKPVKERNHF, encoded by the coding sequence ATGCTAAATATAGATAAAGTGGATAAGGTATATTTAGCTTGCGGGGTAACGGATCTTAGAAAAAATATAGATGGATTAAGTATGATTGTACAAACGCAGTTTAATCTGGATCCTTTTGAAAAGGCACTATTTGTCTTTTGTAATAGGCAGATGAATAAACTAAAAATACTCCATTTTGATGATGGGTTTTGGCTATACTATCATCGACTAGAGAGAAATAAATTTAAATGGCCTATGTCAAAGGAAGAAGCTTTAAAGGTTTCCATTGAAGAACTACGATGGCTGCTTAAGGGGTATGAAGTAAGAACTATATCAAAATTCAAGCCCGTTAAAGAAAGAAATCACTTCTGA
- a CDS encoding recombinase family protein — MKIAIYSRKSKFTGKGESIENQIQMCKEYARSHFEAREFSIYEDEGFSGGNIDRPEFKRLVKDAEKKKYDVLICYRLDRISRNVSDFSNTLELLQKNNIAFVSIKEQFDTSTPMGRAMLYIASVFAQLERETIAERIRDNMHQLARTGRWLGGIYPTGFTSEPIIYIDQNMKERKLFKLIPVEEELEIIKTIFQKYLELQSLQKLETYCLLNKIKTKNGNDFQKQSLKQILHNPVYAVADEGIYEYFKTNGADICNAKEEFSGKYGVIGYNKRDLKNTRMGRYNEKSDWIVAIGKHKGVIPGRDWVRVQQIFEQNKDKAPRAGTSAAALLSGLIRCSCGSFMRVLFGPKKPNSEERYHYYVCNKKVISKGVICDAKRLNGIKTDKEVIEKIEGIITSTTFDQLESMKKKNKDKDLQNKLIVEKIDKNKKSIENLVRQIAGKEDSFAAEYLMAEVEKLAKENKTLEGHLVEDDSDRVNFNIDLFKEALLEFKSKIHIVDFQEQRILLKTIVNYVEWDDKELKVQILKF; from the coding sequence ATGAAAATAGCCATCTATTCAAGAAAGTCAAAGTTCACCGGCAAGGGTGAGTCTATTGAGAATCAAATACAGATGTGTAAGGAATATGCCAGAAGTCATTTTGAGGCTAGGGAGTTTTCTATCTATGAAGATGAGGGGTTCTCTGGTGGGAATATAGATCGGCCTGAGTTTAAAAGGTTGGTGAAGGATGCTGAGAAGAAAAAATATGATGTTTTGATATGCTATCGATTGGACCGTATCAGTCGTAATGTATCTGATTTTTCTAATACACTTGAGCTGCTACAGAAAAATAATATAGCCTTCGTTTCCATCAAAGAACAGTTTGATACCTCTACCCCTATGGGTCGTGCTATGCTTTATATAGCCAGTGTCTTTGCACAGCTAGAAAGGGAGACTATTGCAGAGCGTATCAGGGATAATATGCATCAGTTGGCCCGTACTGGAAGATGGTTAGGTGGGATTTATCCTACTGGTTTTACTAGCGAACCCATCATCTATATCGATCAAAATATGAAGGAAAGAAAGTTGTTTAAGCTGATCCCTGTTGAGGAAGAGCTGGAGATAATAAAAACTATTTTCCAGAAATACTTGGAGCTTCAATCCCTACAAAAGTTAGAAACCTACTGCCTACTAAACAAAATTAAAACCAAAAATGGCAATGACTTTCAGAAGCAGTCTTTAAAACAAATCCTGCATAATCCAGTCTACGCTGTAGCTGATGAGGGTATCTATGAGTATTTCAAAACAAATGGTGCTGATATCTGTAATGCTAAAGAAGAATTTTCCGGGAAATATGGGGTGATTGGTTATAATAAAAGGGATTTGAAAAACACTCGGATGGGTCGATACAATGAAAAGTCTGATTGGATCGTTGCTATTGGTAAACACAAAGGGGTTATTCCTGGTAGGGATTGGGTGAGGGTGCAGCAGATATTTGAGCAGAATAAAGATAAGGCTCCCAGAGCCGGTACTTCTGCCGCTGCCCTTTTAAGCGGCCTCATAAGATGTTCCTGTGGTAGTTTTATGCGGGTTTTATTTGGCCCTAAGAAGCCAAATAGTGAAGAAAGATATCATTACTATGTCTGCAATAAAAAAGTCATTTCTAAGGGCGTTATATGCGATGCTAAAAGGCTGAATGGTATAAAGACAGATAAAGAAGTCATTGAAAAAATCGAAGGCATTATTACCTCTACCACCTTCGATCAGTTGGAGTCTATGAAAAAGAAAAATAAAGATAAGGATCTGCAAAATAAACTAATCGTAGAAAAAATAGATAAGAATAAAAAGTCTATAGAAAACCTCGTAAGACAGATCGCTGGCAAAGAAGACTCTTTTGCTGCAGAGTATCTTATGGCAGAAGTTGAAAAACTTGCTAAGGAAAATAAAACCTTGGAAGGACATCTGGTGGAGGATGATTCTGATAGGGTTAATTTTAATATAGACCTTTTCAAGGAAGCACTATTGGAGTTTAAAAGTAAGATTCATATCGTTGATTTTCAAGAGCAGAGAATACTTCTTAAGACTATTGTCAATTATGTTGAATGGGACGATAAGGAGTTGAAGGTTCAGATACTGAAATTTTAA
- a CDS encoding helix-turn-helix transcriptional regulator, with the protein MEKKLTLKELRKKRKETQEAAAKGVGINRAIYSHYENGIRVPNVIVAKRIAEYFKVRVEDIFLQQVIQYATTKSQHKGGGGASSVSL; encoded by the coding sequence ATGGAAAAAAAATTAACATTAAAAGAGCTAAGAAAAAAAAGAAAAGAAACTCAAGAGGCTGCAGCAAAAGGTGTAGGTATTAATAGAGCAATCTATTCTCATTATGAAAATGGAATTAGGGTTCCGAATGTGATTGTAGCTAAACGTATCGCAGAATACTTCAAAGTCAGAGTAGAAGATATTTTTTTGCAACAAGTGATACAATATGCCACAACGAAAAGTCAGCATAAGGGTGGGGGAGGTGCTTCTTCGGTGTCTCTGTAG
- the tnpA gene encoding IS66 family insertion sequence element accessory protein TnpA, with translation MTNEALDIDWEDILDKFSSREGTIKAFCEENNIGIHQLYYRRKKLENNNTPVFHAVSFKDTEADEAVNQENTPSNPSPTATIKIEIGKAKIYIPSNDKVSLSNVFKEIIASC, from the coding sequence ATGACGAATGAAGCACTAGACATTGATTGGGAAGATATTTTAGATAAATTCTCTTCTCGTGAAGGGACCATCAAAGCCTTTTGTGAAGAGAATAATATAGGTATTCATCAGCTGTATTATCGGAGAAAAAAGCTAGAAAACAATAATACTCCTGTATTTCATGCTGTTAGCTTTAAAGATACGGAAGCTGATGAGGCTGTAAATCAAGAAAATACCCCATCTAATCCTTCCCCAACGGCAACTATAAAAATCGAAATAGGCAAAGCTAAGATATATATACCAAGCAATGACAAGGTATCTCTATCTAATGTTTTTAAGGAAATTATAGCATCATGCTAA
- the tnpC gene encoding IS66 family transposase, producing the protein MRSEIEYIPATMKIVHIYQENWECRTCRKEERAYLKQAKIDSPLLQHSMASASSVAWTMYQKYVNHIPLYRQEKDWQNLGMEIKRSTLSNWILKTTEEWLNKMVLRLHENLLKDNYLHADETPVQVMNEDSRKNTTKSYMWVYTTGSYSDKQIRIFEYRSGRAGANAADFLDGYTGFLHTDGYKGYGKVKGITRYLCWSHARRYFLEALPKDMKSVDATLPKQGLGYCNRLFEIEKKLKDLPPEDRKKQRLKLEKPVLEAFWSWVDLNINRVLAKSKIGQALQYVKNQQSGLMTYLEDGNCEISNNLAENSIRPFTVL; encoded by the coding sequence ATGCGTAGTGAAATTGAATATATCCCTGCAACAATGAAAATTGTACATATCTATCAAGAAAATTGGGAGTGTAGAACCTGCCGTAAAGAAGAAAGAGCTTATCTTAAACAAGCAAAAATAGATTCTCCACTTCTTCAACATTCTATGGCATCGGCATCTAGTGTTGCATGGACAATGTACCAGAAATATGTCAACCACATTCCTTTATACCGTCAGGAAAAGGATTGGCAAAACCTTGGTATGGAAATTAAAAGGAGTACTTTATCCAATTGGATATTAAAAACAACAGAAGAATGGCTAAACAAAATGGTCTTAAGGCTTCACGAAAATCTGCTCAAAGATAATTATCTACATGCTGATGAGACGCCAGTTCAAGTAATGAATGAAGATAGCAGGAAAAATACTACCAAATCATACATGTGGGTATATACAACCGGCAGCTATAGTGATAAACAGATTAGAATCTTTGAATATCGCTCTGGTCGTGCAGGAGCAAATGCAGCTGATTTCCTAGATGGCTACACTGGATTTCTCCATACAGACGGCTATAAAGGTTATGGAAAGGTAAAAGGAATAACTAGGTACCTTTGCTGGAGTCATGCCAGAAGATACTTTTTAGAGGCTCTGCCTAAAGACATGAAAAGTGTAGATGCCACATTGCCGAAGCAAGGCCTGGGCTATTGCAATAGACTTTTTGAAATTGAAAAAAAACTAAAAGACCTGCCGCCTGAAGATCGTAAAAAGCAGCGACTTAAACTGGAAAAACCAGTTTTGGAGGCCTTTTGGTCATGGGTTGATTTAAATATTAATAGAGTTTTAGCAAAATCCAAGATTGGACAGGCTTTACAATATGTAAAAAATCAACAATCTGGATTAATGACATATCTGGAAGATGGTAATTGTGAAATCTCCAATAATCTTGCAGAAAATAGCATACGCCCATTTACTGTATTGTAA
- a CDS encoding ImmA/IrrE family metallo-endopeptidase, which translates to MDIKTLAAKLAKKYKTRDPFELASCLNIHVKLWPLNKDINGLYQKCQRNKFIYINKKLSYRQQMIVLAHEIGHAVLYKGLNVCFLEANTFFVKNKLETEANRFAVELLLSNEILHNYPSYFTIEQIASTEGIDVALLKLKL; encoded by the coding sequence ATGGACATTAAAACATTAGCTGCTAAATTAGCAAAGAAATACAAGACTAGAGATCCATTTGAGCTTGCTTCTTGTCTTAATATACATGTCAAACTATGGCCACTAAATAAAGATATTAATGGGCTATATCAGAAGTGCCAGAGAAATAAGTTTATCTATATTAATAAAAAATTATCATATAGACAACAAATGATAGTATTAGCACACGAAATAGGACATGCGGTTCTGTACAAAGGACTTAACGTATGTTTTCTGGAGGCTAATACTTTTTTTGTTAAAAATAAACTTGAGACTGAAGCTAATCGGTTTGCTGTGGAGTTATTACTGTCGAATGAAATATTACATAACTACCCAAGTTACTTTACCATCGAACAGATAGCTTCTACTGAAGGAATAGATGTGGCACTTTTAAAATTAAAGTTATAA
- a CDS encoding IS66 family insertion sequence element accessory protein TnpB, with the protein MKIRFPDDVRIYIACGKTDMRKSIDGLAAIVSESLHLDPFENALFWEGDGFLLLYKRLENGIFQWPRTTEDVREITAQQYRWLIEGLTIDQKKVIHKVENKRIL; encoded by the coding sequence ATGAAGATAAGATTTCCTGATGATGTACGGATATACATTGCCTGTGGCAAGACAGATATGAGAAAATCCATAGATGGCCTTGCTGCAATCGTATCTGAGAGTTTACATCTAGATCCATTTGAGAATGCACTATTTTGGGAAGGAGATGGATTTCTCCTTTTGTACAAGAGGCTAGAAAATGGAATATTTCAGTGGCCAAGAACTACTGAAGATGTTAGAGAAATTACTGCTCAACAATATAGATGGCTCATTGAAGGACTAACAATTGATCAGAAAAAAGTCATCCATAAAGTAGAGAACAAAAGGATATTATGA